The Catenuloplanes niger genome includes a window with the following:
- a CDS encoding FKBP-type peptidyl-prolyl cis-trans isomerase, with product MSDPVGTEKSETTAPKQADVIDTADKDQAEGAAPAAADGDRAATADDAGAGTADKTVAADKTAAAEGADAAKADVAGGAEDADGEKTAAGEKAAAGDGETAEDGDADKVEGADKAEEARPLTKAEKRELLRIQTQRARARKAGRQAFGLAVIGLAVVAVIVGAVYFADSRSEDPVAEASAAPTAPAEEPSQPPAVPFPPVPAGADPALSTKPVVEKGAGKLEAGKPKITYVIKGTGPATKEGDLITANYVGVLYGTGEEFDSSWSRQEAIEFTIGMGQLIDGWEQGLMNVPVGSRIILDLPPDLAYGDQDDGSGRPTGDLRFVVDVLNAQGQ from the coding sequence ATGAGCGATCCGGTCGGAACGGAGAAGTCCGAGACGACGGCGCCGAAGCAGGCGGACGTCATCGACACGGCGGACAAGGACCAGGCCGAGGGTGCGGCGCCGGCCGCGGCCGACGGCGACAGGGCTGCCACGGCCGACGACGCCGGTGCCGGCACCGCCGACAAGACCGTGGCCGCCGACAAGACCGCGGCCGCCGAGGGTGCCGACGCCGCGAAGGCCGACGTAGCCGGCGGGGCCGAGGACGCGGACGGCGAGAAGACCGCGGCCGGCGAGAAGGCCGCGGCCGGCGACGGCGAGACGGCCGAGGACGGCGACGCCGACAAGGTGGAGGGCGCTGACAAGGCGGAGGAAGCGCGTCCGCTGACCAAGGCGGAGAAGCGCGAGCTGCTGCGCATACAGACTCAGCGGGCGCGGGCGCGCAAGGCCGGCCGGCAGGCGTTCGGCCTGGCCGTGATCGGTCTGGCCGTGGTCGCGGTGATCGTCGGTGCGGTCTACTTCGCGGACAGCCGCTCCGAGGACCCGGTGGCCGAGGCGAGCGCCGCGCCGACCGCGCCGGCCGAGGAGCCGTCGCAGCCGCCGGCCGTGCCGTTCCCGCCGGTCCCGGCCGGTGCCGACCCGGCGCTGAGCACGAAGCCGGTGGTGGAGAAGGGCGCGGGCAAGCTGGAGGCGGGCAAGCCGAAGATCACCTACGTGATCAAGGGGACCGGCCCGGCCACCAAGGAGGGCGACCTGATCACCGCGAACTACGTGGGCGTGCTGTACGGCACCGGCGAGGAGTTCGACTCGTCGTGGAGCCGGCAGGAGGCGATCGAGTTCACGATCGGCATGGGCCAGCTGATCGACGGCTGGGAGCAGGGCCTGATGAACGTGCCGGTGGGCAGCCGGATCATCCTGGACCTGCCGCCGGACCTGGCCTACGGCGACCAGGACGACGGCAGCGGCCGGCCGACCGGCGACCTGCGTTTCGTGGTCGACGTGCTGAACGCGCAGGGGCAGTAA
- a CDS encoding ABC transporter permease, whose translation MAGRLLLLLRLLVRDLRRRKAETALLLVAIMTATATLTLALTLNELVTRPYERTRAATAGPDLVLEPPSTGTEALERLAPLTTRPGVTGFSGPYPLVFSTLGAHGMTARVVVQGRDAAPATVDQPAVTEGSWVRSGGVVMERAFADALAVSVGETVTIDGHELRVDGVAVSAARAPFPGADWHLPSDIATQKGGAVWVHRDDIPALAGGRPTAYALNLTIEDPRLGYEFLRLPSGEKDPSFRGWHIRPWQSFVDSGGRRNGPVFEALMVGSWLLTGLAVAGVAGIAGGRVIAQRRRVGLLKAVGAGPGMIAAVHLAEYLVIGLVSAGLGLVTGWLAAPVLFRPSVGLIGSVGTTPPPARLVLTVLIVAVTVALVATLGQVLRAAATDAVRALTDAATPPGRRPWRLRLSRRLPTPLLIGVRLHARRPGRARLVTANTLITTIALAAVLSHMVQAPELDDIGGMIIEDPAHTRLDGALSLLLGLACALALLNTVVNTWTTALDVRRPLAVARALGATPGQAGVALAVAQLLPAVPGVVFGIPAGMGLYRFFNEAYPAIYPPASWMVAVAAGVLSVIALLTAAPALAAAREPVADALR comes from the coding sequence GTGGCCGGCCGACTCCTGCTCCTGCTCCGGTTGCTGGTCCGCGACCTGCGACGGCGCAAGGCCGAGACCGCGCTGCTGCTGGTCGCGATCATGACGGCGACCGCGACGCTGACGCTCGCGCTCACGCTGAACGAGCTGGTCACCCGGCCGTACGAGCGGACCCGCGCGGCGACCGCCGGACCCGACCTGGTGCTCGAGCCGCCCTCCACCGGCACGGAGGCGCTGGAACGGCTGGCGCCGCTGACCACCCGGCCGGGCGTGACCGGCTTCAGCGGGCCGTACCCGCTGGTGTTCTCGACGCTGGGCGCGCACGGGATGACGGCCCGGGTCGTGGTGCAGGGCCGGGACGCCGCACCGGCCACGGTCGACCAGCCCGCGGTGACCGAGGGCAGCTGGGTGCGGTCCGGCGGCGTGGTGATGGAGCGGGCGTTCGCGGACGCGCTCGCCGTCTCCGTCGGGGAGACGGTCACGATCGACGGCCACGAGCTGCGGGTGGACGGGGTCGCGGTCTCCGCCGCCAGGGCGCCGTTCCCCGGCGCCGACTGGCACCTGCCGAGCGACATCGCGACGCAGAAGGGCGGCGCGGTCTGGGTCCATCGCGACGACATCCCCGCGCTGGCCGGCGGGCGGCCGACCGCATACGCGCTCAACCTGACGATCGAGGACCCACGGCTCGGGTACGAGTTCCTGCGCCTGCCCTCCGGCGAGAAGGACCCGAGTTTCCGCGGCTGGCACATCCGGCCCTGGCAGTCCTTCGTGGACTCCGGTGGCCGGCGCAACGGCCCGGTGTTCGAGGCGCTGATGGTCGGCAGCTGGCTGCTGACCGGCCTCGCCGTCGCCGGAGTCGCCGGGATCGCGGGCGGGCGGGTCATCGCGCAGCGCCGCCGGGTCGGCCTGCTCAAGGCCGTCGGCGCCGGGCCCGGCATGATCGCGGCGGTCCACCTCGCCGAATACCTGGTGATCGGGCTGGTCTCCGCCGGGCTCGGGCTGGTCACGGGCTGGCTGGCCGCGCCCGTGCTGTTCCGGCCGTCGGTCGGGCTGATCGGCTCGGTCGGCACCACGCCCCCACCGGCCCGGCTGGTGCTCACCGTGCTGATCGTCGCGGTGACGGTCGCGCTCGTCGCCACGCTCGGGCAGGTGCTGCGGGCGGCCGCGACCGACGCCGTGCGCGCGCTGACCGACGCCGCGACACCACCCGGCCGGCGGCCGTGGCGCCTCCGGCTGTCCCGCCGGCTGCCCACGCCGCTGCTGATCGGCGTCCGCCTGCACGCCCGCCGGCCCGGCCGTGCCCGGCTGGTCACCGCGAACACGCTGATCACCACGATCGCGCTCGCCGCGGTCCTCAGCCACATGGTGCAGGCTCCCGAACTGGACGACATCGGCGGCATGATCATCGAGGACCCGGCCCACACGCGCCTCGACGGGGCGTTGTCGCTCCTCCTGGGGCTGGCGTGCGCGCTCGCGCTCCTCAACACGGTGGTGAACACCTGGACCACCGCGCTCGACGTCCGCCGCCCCCTGGCGGTCGCCCGCGCGCTCGGCGCCACCCCGGGCCAGGCCGGTGTGGCGCTGGCCGTGGCACAACTGCTGCCGGCCGTGCCGGGCGTGGTGTTCGGAATCCCGGCGGGGATGGGGCTGTACCGGTTCTTCAACGAGGCCTACCCGGCGATCTATCCGCCGGCGTCCTGGATGGTCGCGGTGGCGGCCGGGGTGCTGTCCGTGATTGCCCTGCTCACCGCGGCTCCCGCACTGGCCGCGGCACGGGAACCGGTCGCGGACGCCCTGCGCTGA
- a CDS encoding (2Fe-2S)-binding protein: MFACICKRVRECEVRSVIQGGARTKRSVAEACGAGTSCGMCVRRIGQLIDEETGAQVLSQAS, translated from the coding sequence GTGTTCGCGTGCATATGTAAGCGGGTTCGCGAGTGCGAGGTCCGGTCCGTGATCCAGGGCGGCGCGCGGACGAAGCGGTCGGTGGCCGAGGCGTGCGGCGCCGGCACCAGCTGCGGCATGTGCGTGCGCCGGATCGGCCAGCTCATCGACGAGGAGACCGGCGCGCAGGTGCTCAGCCAGGCCTCCTAA
- a CDS encoding ABC transporter ATP-binding protein has protein sequence MIALRARGLTKRYGWNDSLVRAVDEVDLDVPAGQSLAIMGPSGCGKSTLLHLLGGLLRPTEGELWVAGRRIDRMSERALARLRRDHIGLVFQSFHLMDELTAVENVEMAALLAGTSPRAARRRAVHLLDRVGLADRGNHLPSELSGGQRQRVAIARALSNSPQVVLADEPTGNLDSTASLDVLRLFDELRASGQTLVVVTHDARIAAVADRVISMRDGAFADDSMLAGTR, from the coding sequence ATGATCGCGCTGCGAGCCCGCGGGCTGACCAAACGGTACGGCTGGAACGACTCGCTGGTACGCGCGGTCGACGAGGTCGACCTCGACGTGCCGGCCGGCCAGTCCCTGGCGATCATGGGACCGAGCGGCTGCGGCAAGTCCACGCTGCTGCACCTGCTCGGCGGCCTGCTGCGCCCCACCGAGGGCGAGCTGTGGGTGGCCGGCCGGCGCATCGACCGGATGAGCGAGCGCGCGCTGGCCCGGCTGCGCCGCGACCACATCGGCCTGGTCTTCCAGTCCTTCCACCTGATGGACGAGCTCACCGCGGTCGAGAACGTCGAGATGGCCGCGCTGCTGGCCGGCACGTCACCCCGGGCGGCCCGCCGTCGCGCGGTGCACCTGCTCGACCGGGTCGGACTCGCCGACCGCGGCAACCACCTGCCGTCCGAGCTGTCCGGCGGCCAGCGGCAGCGCGTCGCGATCGCCCGCGCGCTCAGCAACTCCCCGCAGGTCGTGCTGGCCGACGAGCCCACCGGCAACCTGGACAGCACCGCGTCACTGGACGTGCTGCGGCTCTTCGACGAGTTGCGCGCGAGCGGCCAGACCCTGGTCGTCGTCACGCACGACGCGCGGATCGCCGCGGTCGCGGACCGGGTGATCTCCATGCGCGACGGCGCGTTCGCGGACGACAGCATGCTGGCCGGGACGCGCTGA
- a CDS encoding PadR family transcriptional regulator, with amino-acid sequence MQDVVLAMLAKEPAHGYELRARLRDALGPLGESMNAGQIYVTLARLAKAGLVTAEHDDGLPDRPDRRVHHLTPAGQQRVAAWLTEVTWPKPDITEFHLKLVAAAAARLADPVDLVDAQRREVLRRIRDAQRAALDRSADPVAALLMEGVVLRLRADLEWLEACERMWTGRRA; translated from the coding sequence ATGCAGGACGTGGTGCTGGCCATGCTGGCCAAGGAACCGGCACACGGCTACGAGCTGCGTGCCCGGCTGCGCGACGCGCTCGGCCCGCTCGGCGAGTCGATGAACGCCGGGCAGATCTACGTGACGCTGGCCCGGCTCGCCAAGGCCGGGCTGGTCACGGCCGAGCACGACGACGGACTGCCCGACCGGCCCGACCGTCGCGTGCACCACCTGACGCCGGCCGGGCAGCAGCGCGTCGCGGCCTGGCTGACCGAGGTGACCTGGCCGAAACCGGACATCACCGAGTTCCACCTCAAGCTGGTGGCCGCCGCGGCGGCCCGGCTCGCCGACCCGGTGGACCTGGTCGACGCGCAGCGGCGCGAGGTGCTGCGCCGCATCCGCGACGCTCAGCGCGCGGCACTGGACCGGTCGGCCGACCCCGTCGCCGCGCTGCTGATGGAGGGGGTGGTGCTGCGGCTACGGGCCGACCTGGAGTGGCTGGAGGCGTGCGAGCGCATGTGGACCGGACGGCGAGCATGA
- the bfr gene encoding bacterioferritin, whose translation MHGDARVIEFLNEQLTAELTAINQYFLHAKMQDNWGYTVLAKHTKAESIDEMRHAEVLTDRILFLEGLPNYQKLFALRIGETVKEQFDCDMKIEREAVDRLREGAAYMRSIGDITSAKIFEEILADEEHHIDYLETQLHLIEKFGEALYLQNVTEHPEAG comes from the coding sequence ATGCACGGCGACGCACGCGTCATCGAATTCCTGAACGAGCAGCTCACCGCGGAACTCACCGCGATCAACCAGTACTTCCTGCACGCCAAGATGCAGGACAACTGGGGCTACACGGTGCTGGCCAAGCACACCAAGGCCGAGTCGATCGACGAGATGCGGCACGCGGAGGTGCTGACCGACCGGATCCTCTTCCTGGAGGGCCTGCCGAACTACCAGAAGCTGTTCGCGCTGCGGATCGGTGAGACCGTCAAGGAGCAGTTCGACTGCGACATGAAGATCGAGCGCGAGGCCGTCGACCGGCTGCGCGAGGGGGCCGCGTACATGCGCTCGATCGGCGACATCACGTCCGCCAAGATCTTCGAGGAGATCCTCGCGGACGAGGAGCACCACATCGACTACCTCGAGACGCAGCTGCACCTGATCGAGAAGTTCGGCGAGGCGCTCTACCTGCAGAACGTCACGGAACACCCCGAGGCCGGATAA
- a CDS encoding threonine aldolase family protein yields the protein MADAPVVVDLRSDTFTKPTPEMRAAMAAAEVGDDVYGEDPTVNTLQDEVAARLGHEAGLFTPTGSMANQIGLQLLVPPGEELLADADAHVLIYEMGAAAVYGGISSRTWPAVGGGLDPALVERMIRVPGGYDTNATRAIAVEQTHNRSGGTIIPLDTLRQLRALCDRYGLGLHCDGARLWNAHVATGVPLDVYGRLFDSVSVCLSKGLGAPVGSVLVTNRAAIARARVIRKRLGGGMRQAGIIAAGGLYALRHHIPRLAEDHAHAARLATALAPAGVVDAAAVRTNLVPLDLTKTTFDAAGLAAAARAHGVLISQVSPRAARLVTHLGVDSAGVDHAAQVLHDLLI from the coding sequence GTGGCTGACGCCCCGGTGGTAGTCGACCTGCGCTCGGACACGTTCACCAAGCCCACGCCCGAGATGCGGGCCGCGATGGCCGCGGCCGAGGTCGGCGACGACGTCTACGGCGAGGACCCGACCGTCAACACGCTGCAGGACGAGGTGGCGGCGCGGCTCGGGCACGAGGCCGGGCTGTTCACGCCGACCGGCTCGATGGCCAACCAGATCGGCCTCCAGCTGCTCGTCCCGCCCGGCGAGGAGCTGCTGGCCGACGCGGACGCGCACGTGCTGATCTACGAGATGGGTGCGGCGGCGGTCTACGGCGGGATCTCGTCCCGTACCTGGCCGGCGGTGGGCGGTGGGCTCGACCCGGCGCTGGTCGAGCGCATGATCCGGGTGCCGGGCGGCTACGACACGAACGCGACCCGGGCGATCGCGGTCGAACAGACCCACAACCGCAGCGGCGGTACGATCATCCCGCTCGACACGCTCCGGCAGCTCCGCGCGCTGTGCGACCGATACGGCCTGGGCCTGCACTGCGACGGCGCCCGGCTGTGGAACGCGCACGTCGCCACCGGCGTGCCGCTGGACGTCTACGGCCGGCTCTTCGACTCGGTGTCGGTCTGCCTGTCCAAGGGCCTCGGCGCGCCGGTCGGCTCGGTACTGGTCACGAACCGGGCCGCGATCGCCCGGGCCCGCGTGATCCGCAAACGGCTCGGCGGTGGCATGCGCCAGGCCGGCATCATCGCGGCCGGCGGCCTGTACGCGCTGCGCCACCACATCCCGCGGCTCGCCGAGGACCACGCGCACGCGGCCCGGCTGGCGACCGCGCTGGCCCCGGCCGGCGTGGTCGACGCGGCCGCGGTCCGCACCAACCTCGTGCCGCTGGACCTGACCAAGACCACGTTCGACGCCGCCGGTCTGGCCGCGGCGGCGCGCGCACACGGCGTGCTGATCTCCCAGGTCAGCCCGCGCGCCGCCCGCCTGGTCACCCACCTGGGCGTGGACTCGGCCGGCGTCGACCACGCCGCCCAGGTCCTCCACGACCTGCTGATCTAG